In Piliocolobus tephrosceles isolate RC106 chromosome 4, ASM277652v3, whole genome shotgun sequence, the following are encoded in one genomic region:
- the SHISAL2B gene encoding protein shisa-like-2B: MSEDSRLCSGYYSLNQSFVEPFQCPRLGEGAALQYCCGFADLKYCCSEPGSYFPYKHSYMWSLSIGALIGLGIAALVLLAFVISVCVLCYLFLYTKPQRLDTGLKLQHLAASSTQEGKSNEKTKALNSNAASNATNETYYEADDIIQEKTMDATQIHIAY; the protein is encoded by the exons ATGAGCGAGGACAGCCGTCTGTGCTCCGGCTACTACAGCCTCAACCAGAGCTTCGTGGAGCCCTTCCAGTGCCCCCGGCTTGGCGAGGGGGCCGCGCTCCAGTACTGCTGCGGCTTCGCAGACCTCAAATACTGCTGCAGCGAGCCGGGCAGCTACTTCCCCTACAAGCACAGCTACATGTGGAGCCTCAG CATTGGTGCCTTGATTGGATTAGGAATTGCTGCCCTTGTTTTACTCGCCTTTGTCATCAGTGTCTGTGTCCTTTGCTATTTATTTCTGTATACAAAGCCTCAAAGATTAGACACTGGCCTTAAGCTTCAACACTTAGCGGCTTCTTCCACTCAAGAAG GCAAGTCAAATGAAAAAACCAAAGCCCTCAATTCAAATGCAGCATCAAATGCAACGAATGAAACATACTATGAAGCTGATgatataattcaagaaaaaacaATGGATGCAACACAAATCCACATTGCTTATTAA